Proteins encoded together in one Deinococcus aestuarii window:
- a CDS encoding serine hydrolase: MRKFLLALVLLPGCARAQGGDPLAPLLDFARRQPGDVAVVTHAVRPDGTPDPARHRLTWNAARPMPLASTRKIVLLAAYARAVEAGRLDPHTPVRLSEWEASYVPGIDGGAHPASLRALDIPADAQGRARDGSRTVPLDTLAQFMIETSDNAAADLILSRLGPGAIPGTVRALGLTGQEDFGPVLGMVGNWAAPDALNVYAGQPLATRVARDWAKADDLSRDAEARRNLTRLPSWPAAAEQARLADATDPRGTANDFAGLMARVLTGAGLGKTELEVMRRHLGWPLRVNPDNAQAFTALYAKGGSLTGVLTNTFALAPRVGPRAGERLVVSVFLRRIPPDEYARLTQNLEGAMLSVALLPGEAQRLLGALQSR; the protein is encoded by the coding sequence ATGCGCAAGTTTCTGTTGGCCCTGGTCCTCCTTCCCGGATGTGCCCGCGCGCAGGGGGGTGATCCCCTGGCGCCGCTGCTGGACTTCGCACGCAGGCAGCCGGGGGACGTGGCGGTGGTGACCCACGCCGTTCGCCCGGACGGCACGCCCGACCCGGCGCGGCACCGGCTCACGTGGAATGCGGCCCGGCCCATGCCGCTCGCCAGCACGCGCAAGATCGTGCTGCTGGCCGCCTACGCGCGGGCGGTGGAGGCCGGGCGGCTGGACCCGCACACACCCGTGCGGCTCTCGGAGTGGGAGGCGTCCTACGTCCCCGGCATCGACGGCGGCGCCCACCCGGCGAGCTTGAGGGCGCTGGACATCCCCGCCGACGCGCAGGGGCGGGCGCGGGACGGCTCGCGGACGGTGCCCCTCGACACCCTCGCCCAGTTCATGATCGAGACGAGCGACAACGCCGCCGCCGACCTGATCCTCTCGCGGCTGGGACCGGGGGCCATCCCCGGGACGGTCCGCGCCCTGGGGCTGACCGGGCAGGAGGACTTCGGCCCGGTCCTCGGCATGGTCGGCAACTGGGCCGCGCCGGACGCCCTGAACGTCTACGCGGGGCAACCCCTGGCGACCCGGGTCGCGCGGGACTGGGCGAAGGCGGATGACCTGAGCCGGGACGCGGAGGCACGCAGGAACCTGACCCGGCTGCCGTCCTGGCCCGCTGCCGCCGAGCAGGCGAGGCTGGCCGACGCCACCGACCCGCGCGGCACCGCGAACGACTTCGCGGGGCTGATGGCGCGCGTGCTGACCGGGGCGGGCCTGGGCAAGACCGAGTTGGAGGTCATGCGGCGCCACCTGGGCTGGCCGCTGCGCGTGAATCCCGACAACGCGCAGGCGTTCACGGCCCTGTACGCCAAGGGCGGGAGCCTGACGGGCGTGCTCACGAACACCTTCGCCCTCGCGCCCAGGGTGGGCCCGCGTGCCGGGGAGCGGCTCGTCGTCAGCGTGTTCCTGCGCCGCATTCCGCCGGACGAATATGCCCGGCTGACGCAGAACCTCGAAGGGGCCATGCTCTCGGTCGCCCTCCTCCCGGGCGAGGCCCAGCGCCTGCTCGGGGCCCTGCAAAGCCGGTAG
- the ubiE gene encoding bifunctional demethylmenaquinone methyltransferase/2-methoxy-6-polyprenyl-1,4-benzoquinol methylase UbiE: MTSSPSTPPVGDRQGGPRDKGREVQAMFAAIAPRYDLLNRVLSLGVDRGWRREAAREALGLGPSRILDVATGTADFALELAARAPGAEVVGSDFVPQMLEIGRAKARARGLTVRLEEGDALKLPYPDGSFDAVTCAFGFRNFADYSRGLTEMWRVLSPGGRLVILEFPPPRPGLFGSVFRLYFRHVLPRVGAMVSGNAGAYTYLPESVLAFPEPERLAGLMHATGFRTRYRLLTFGIAAIHVGDKG, translated from the coding sequence ATGACCTCTTCCCCCTCCACCCCGCCCGTGGGCGACCGCCAGGGCGGGCCGCGCGACAAGGGCCGCGAGGTGCAGGCGATGTTCGCCGCCATCGCCCCCCGCTACGACCTGCTCAACCGCGTGCTCAGCCTCGGCGTGGACCGGGGCTGGCGGCGTGAGGCGGCCCGTGAGGCGCTCGGCCTGGGTCCGTCCCGCATCCTCGACGTGGCGACGGGCACGGCGGACTTCGCGCTCGAACTGGCGGCCCGTGCTCCGGGGGCCGAGGTCGTCGGCAGCGACTTCGTGCCGCAGATGCTGGAGATCGGGCGCGCGAAGGCGCGGGCGCGGGGGCTCACGGTCCGGCTGGAGGAGGGCGACGCCCTGAAGCTCCCCTACCCCGACGGCAGCTTCGACGCGGTGACCTGCGCCTTCGGCTTCCGCAACTTCGCCGACTACTCGCGCGGCCTCACCGAGATGTGGCGGGTCCTCTCCCCGGGGGGCCGCCTCGTCATTCTGGAATTTCCGCCGCCCCGCCCCGGCCTCTTCGGGTCCGTTTTCCGCCTCTACTTCCGCCACGTCCTGCCGCGCGTCGGCGCCATGGTCAGCGGCAACGCGGGCGCCTACACCTACCTCCCCGAGAGTGTCCTCGCCTTCCCCGAGCCCGAGCGGCTGGCCGGGCTGATGCACGCCACCGGCTTTCGCACCCGTTACCGCCTGCTGACCTTCGGCATCGCCGCCATCCACGTCGGCGACAAGGGCTGA
- a CDS encoding GNAT family N-acetyltransferase yields the protein MPHTEYRVRAEVDPAVLGHLRGAAWGEPDDGSDWPAVLARSLTWVTAHEGKRLVGFVNVAWDGGVHAFLLDTTVHPDARRRGVGTRLVRTAADAARAGGAHWLHVDFGPHLTAFYAGCGFQPTAAGLLRLR from the coding sequence ATGCCGCACACCGAGTACCGCGTCCGGGCCGAGGTGGACCCGGCCGTCCTGGGCCACCTGCGCGGGGCCGCGTGGGGCGAGCCGGACGACGGGAGCGACTGGCCCGCCGTCCTCGCCCGCAGCCTGACCTGGGTGACGGCCCACGAGGGGAAGCGGCTCGTCGGCTTCGTCAACGTCGCCTGGGACGGGGGCGTCCACGCCTTCCTGCTCGACACGACCGTTCACCCGGACGCGAGGCGGCGCGGGGTGGGCACCCGGCTCGTGAGGACGGCGGCGGACGCGGCGCGGGCGGGCGGCGCCCACTGGCTGCACGTGGACTTCGGGCCCCACCTGACGGCCTTCTACGCGGGCTGCGGCTTTCAGCCCACGGCGGCGGGGCTGCTGCGGCTGCGGTGA
- a CDS encoding alpha/beta hydrolase family protein encodes MRRLLSLALLALVAGAGYVAVTQPERLPFEVPWVERETQTNPSQTPAPTPAPPLGGVTDAALEALVARQPNSIQALRAREYPGSALTVVRNLNPGANYSRQVVSYESDGLTIYALLTVPRGTPPAGGWPAIVFNHGYIPPDEYRTTERYVAYQDAFARSGFVTLKSDYRGHGESEGVALGGYDDPGYTVDVLNAAASLKRDSRVNEKRLGLWGHSMGGQLSLRAMLVDRDLRAASLWAGVVASYDVLATDWNRAPETQRPTLEPLQRRYLRLLSPNASLEDLNGRPLQLHHGTADEDVPYTFQKNLADDLRAAGQGVEAYRYEGDNHNLSRNLRLALDRSVAFFRENL; translated from the coding sequence ATGAGGCGCCTCCTCAGCCTCGCCCTGCTCGCCCTCGTCGCGGGGGCCGGGTACGTCGCCGTCACCCAGCCGGAGCGGTTGCCCTTCGAGGTGCCGTGGGTGGAGCGGGAGACGCAGACGAATCCGTCACAGACCCCGGCGCCCACCCCCGCCCCGCCCCTCGGTGGGGTGACGGACGCGGCGCTGGAGGCCCTCGTCGCCCGGCAGCCCAACAGCATCCAGGCGCTGCGGGCGCGCGAGTACCCGGGCAGTGCGCTGACCGTCGTGCGGAACCTGAACCCGGGCGCGAACTACTCCCGGCAGGTTGTGAGCTACGAGTCGGACGGGCTGACCATCTACGCGCTCCTCACGGTGCCGCGCGGCACGCCCCCCGCCGGAGGGTGGCCCGCCATCGTGTTCAACCACGGGTACATTCCGCCGGACGAGTACCGGACGACCGAGCGGTACGTGGCGTATCAGGACGCCTTCGCGCGCTCGGGCTTCGTGACCCTCAAGAGCGACTACCGGGGGCACGGCGAGTCGGAGGGGGTGGCGCTCGGCGGGTACGACGATCCCGGCTATACGGTGGACGTGCTCAACGCCGCCGCGAGCCTCAAACGTGACTCGCGGGTGAACGAAAAGCGGTTGGGCCTGTGGGGTCACTCGATGGGCGGCCAGCTCTCCCTCCGCGCGATGCTGGTGGACCGAGACCTCCGGGCCGCCTCCCTCTGGGCGGGCGTGGTGGCGAGCTACGACGTGCTGGCGACCGACTGGAACCGGGCGCCGGAGACCCAGCGGCCCACCCTCGAACCCCTCCAGCGGCGTTACCTGCGGCTGCTCAGCCCCAACGCCTCCCTCGAAGACCTCAACGGGCGGCCCCTCCAGCTTCACCACGGCACCGCCGACGAGGACGTGCCCTACACCTTCCAGAAGAACCTCGCGGACGACCTACGCGCCGCCGGGCAGGGCGTGGAGGCCTACCGCTACGAGGGCGACAACCACAACCTCAGCCGGAACCTGCGGTTGGCGCTCGACCGGAGCGTGGCATTTTTCAGGGAGAATCTGTAG
- the tsaE gene encoding tRNA (adenosine(37)-N6)-threonylcarbamoyltransferase complex ATPase subunit type 1 TsaE — translation MTPPLPLRPGEVRLLRGADEQRALGAALARALPPGAVLFLEGELGAGKTTLTGGLVAALGFADPVTSPTYALMHPYPTPAGRVLHVDAYRVRDPGELYEMDLEDLIAGSRLSVIEWGEGLYADYPDAPVLRLEHVAGEPGVRRATRVR, via the coding sequence GTGACCCCTCCCCTTCCCCTCCGGCCCGGCGAGGTGCGGCTGCTGCGCGGCGCGGATGAACAACGCGCCCTCGGCGCCGCGCTCGCCCGCGCCCTGCCCCCCGGCGCAGTGCTCTTTCTGGAGGGCGAACTCGGGGCGGGCAAGACCACCCTGACGGGCGGGCTGGTGGCGGCGCTGGGCTTCGCGGACCCGGTGACCAGCCCCACCTACGCCCTGATGCACCCCTACCCCACCCCGGCGGGCCGGGTGCTTCATGTGGACGCCTACCGGGTACGCGACCCCGGAGAGCTGTACGAGATGGACCTCGAAGACCTGATCGCGGGGAGCCGACTGAGCGTGATCGAGTGGGGTGAGGGGCTGTACGCCGACTACCCGGACGCCCCGGTCCTGCGCCTGGAGCATGTGGCGGGCGAGCCGGGGGTGAGGCGGGCGA
- a CDS encoding peptide deformylase translates to MTQTGSVYPIRLYGDPVLRGQAQAIEDLSAPVQVPGFAPQSLQEVARAMLETMYEARGAGLAGPQVGLPHQIFVAVEYDDDTEEGKPLRARALREFVMLNPVVEPLSDRVDTDFGEGCLSIPGLKRTDVPRHSEIRVTYTDLGGERRSIEADAFLARIFQHETDHLHGLYYLDRLPGYVTEEYVEYLAELKGRARAYLQTLEAQG, encoded by the coding sequence GTGACCCAGACGGGAAGCGTCTATCCCATCCGGCTCTACGGCGACCCGGTATTGAGGGGACAGGCACAGGCCATTGAGGACCTGAGCGCTCCCGTGCAGGTGCCCGGCTTTGCCCCCCAGTCCTTGCAGGAGGTCGCCCGCGCGATGCTGGAGACGATGTACGAGGCACGCGGGGCGGGACTGGCCGGGCCCCAGGTCGGCCTCCCCCACCAGATTTTCGTGGCGGTCGAGTACGACGACGACACGGAGGAGGGCAAGCCGCTGAGGGCCCGTGCGCTGCGCGAGTTCGTGATGCTCAACCCGGTCGTCGAGCCCCTCTCCGACCGCGTGGACACCGACTTCGGCGAGGGCTGTCTGAGCATTCCCGGCCTCAAGCGGACGGACGTGCCCCGCCACAGTGAAATCCGCGTGACCTACACCGATCTGGGCGGCGAGCGGCGCAGCATAGAAGCCGACGCCTTCCTCGCGCGCATCTTCCAGCACGAGACCGACCACCTGCACGGCCTGTATTACCTCGACCGCCTGCCCGGATACGTGACCGAGGAGTACGTCGAGTATCTGGCCGAGTTGAAGGGCCGGGCCCGCGCTTACCTGCAAACGCTGGAGGCCCAGGGTTGA
- a CDS encoding alpha/beta hydrolase family protein: MKRARFLLPSLLALGAPTVHAQSAAALAKVDAAQMSIPAARQKAYPGSALTVRQTLRAGSNYKRYVVSYLSDGLRINALLTVPNGTPPAGGWPAVVFNHGYIPPNVYRTTERYVAYQDAFARASFVTLKSDYRGHGSSQGEALGGYYSPGYTTDVMNALASLKKDPRVNANRIGMWGHSMGGFVTLRAMVIDPSIKAGVIWAGVVGDYDQIMNEWNSPVPASIPRRVLELRKKAVAKYGTPKANPKFWNTLSANSYLRDLGGPLQLHIGTADEDVPVAFHTSLVTQLRSIGKPVQSYVYPGDNHDLTRNLYTALARSVAFFKERL, from the coding sequence ATGAAGCGAGCCCGTTTCCTGCTGCCGTCCCTGCTTGCCCTCGGTGCCCCCACCGTGCACGCCCAGTCGGCGGCGGCGCTGGCGAAAGTGGACGCCGCCCAGATGAGCATTCCCGCCGCCCGGCAGAAGGCATACCCGGGCAGCGCCCTCACCGTGCGGCAGACCCTCCGCGCCGGGAGCAACTACAAACGCTACGTGGTGAGCTACCTCTCGGACGGGCTGCGGATCAACGCGCTCCTCACCGTTCCCAACGGCACGCCGCCCGCCGGAGGGTGGCCCGCCGTCGTGTTCAACCACGGTTACATCCCGCCGAACGTCTACCGGACGACCGAGCGGTACGTCGCCTATCAGGACGCCTTCGCCCGCGCGAGCTTCGTGACCCTCAAGAGCGACTACCGCGGCCACGGGAGCAGCCAGGGGGAGGCGCTGGGCGGCTACTACTCGCCCGGCTACACCACCGACGTGATGAACGCGCTCGCCAGCCTGAAAAAGGACCCTCGGGTGAACGCGAACCGCATCGGCATGTGGGGGCACTCGATGGGCGGTTTCGTCACCCTGCGGGCGATGGTCATCGACCCCAGCATCAAGGCGGGCGTGATCTGGGCCGGGGTGGTCGGCGACTACGACCAGATCATGAACGAGTGGAACAGTCCCGTCCCCGCCTCCATCCCGCGCCGGGTCCTCGAACTGCGGAAGAAGGCGGTGGCGAAGTACGGCACGCCGAAGGCCAACCCGAAGTTCTGGAATACCCTCAGCGCGAACTCCTACCTGCGTGACCTCGGCGGCCCCCTCCAGCTCCACATCGGCACGGCGGACGAGGACGTGCCCGTGGCCTTCCACACGTCGCTCGTGACCCAGCTCCGGAGCATCGGCAAGCCGGTGCAGAGCTACGTCTACCCGGGGGACAACCACGATCTGACGCGCAACCTGTACACGGCGCTGGCGCGGTCGGTGGCCTTCTTCAAGGAGCGGCTGTGA
- a CDS encoding roadblock/LC7 domain-containing protein — translation MRTLSGIVSERAAETMLRAALREQGLAPEGVSARDMGRVLEGPLLGRLSGVLPAAQARAELGALARQLAGPPGGEAVPGAAAPVAAWDETPGAETGSWEDGPLLGADDFEFDDPDHMTPPGERTYDLEDPADQDALIAHLGRMTGVQGVLVCRATGEVLRERSLSGAANLGSVIAATALLFQKRALRLMSADLGGRTVCMRPLGACCVAVVAGPQVNVGRLLTELQLLREAP, via the coding sequence GTGCGTACCCTGTCCGGCATCGTGTCCGAGCGGGCCGCCGAGACGATGCTGCGGGCGGCGCTGCGCGAGCAGGGGCTCGCCCCCGAGGGCGTGAGCGCCCGCGACATGGGGCGCGTGCTCGAAGGCCCGCTGCTGGGGCGGCTCTCGGGGGTGCTGCCCGCCGCCCAGGCCCGCGCCGAGCTGGGGGCGCTCGCCCGTCAACTCGCCGGGCCGCCGGGCGGGGAGGCCGTCCCCGGCGCGGCGGCCCCCGTGGCCGCCTGGGACGAGACCCCGGGCGCGGAGACCGGCAGTTGGGAGGACGGCCCCCTCCTGGGCGCCGACGACTTCGAGTTCGACGATCCCGACCACATGACCCCTCCCGGCGAGCGGACCTACGACCTGGAAGATCCCGCCGACCAGGACGCCCTGATCGCGCACCTGGGCCGGATGACGGGCGTGCAGGGGGTGCTGGTGTGCCGGGCGACGGGAGAGGTGCTGCGCGAGCGCTCCCTCTCCGGCGCGGCGAACCTGGGAAGCGTGATCGCCGCGACCGCCCTGCTGTTCCAGAAACGCGCCCTGCGGCTGATGTCGGCCGACCTGGGCGGGCGGACGGTCTGTATGCGGCCCCTCGGCGCGTGTTGCGTGGCGGTCGTGGCCGGGCCGCAGGTCAATGTCGGGCGGCTGCTGACCGAGTTGCAGCTCCTGCGGGAGGCCCCATGA
- the def gene encoding peptide deformylase yields MAQAPRVYPIRLYGDPVLRRKARPLSPGDTLTVPGAGPQTVREVANTMLETMFEARGVGLAAPQVGLPVRLFVAAEYEDDEEEHEGGDAPLKSRVLREFVMLNPVLTVVDKKKDRSYQEGCLSIPGIYEEGVPRARAVQVRYTDLDGQERVIEADDYLARVFQHETDHLDGVFFLDRLPPEVTEDHRKALASMQRQAKAYLNSLADAGKERAK; encoded by the coding sequence ATGGCCCAGGCCCCCCGCGTCTACCCCATCCGCCTGTACGGTGATCCCGTGCTGCGCCGCAAGGCGCGGCCCCTGAGCCCCGGAGACACCCTCACCGTGCCCGGCGCCGGACCCCAGACCGTGCGCGAGGTGGCGAACACCATGCTGGAGACCATGTTCGAGGCGCGCGGCGTCGGGCTGGCCGCCCCCCAGGTGGGCCTGCCCGTGCGGCTGTTCGTGGCCGCCGAGTACGAGGACGACGAGGAGGAACACGAGGGCGGCGACGCGCCCCTCAAGTCCCGCGTCCTGCGCGAGTTCGTGATGCTCAACCCGGTGCTGACCGTCGTCGACAAGAAAAAGGACCGCTCCTACCAGGAAGGCTGCCTGAGCATCCCCGGCATCTACGAGGAGGGCGTGCCCCGTGCCCGCGCCGTGCAGGTCCGCTACACCGACCTCGACGGGCAGGAGCGGGTCATCGAGGCCGACGACTACCTCGCCCGCGTCTTCCAGCACGAGACCGACCACCTCGACGGCGTGTTCTTCCTCGACCGCCTGCCCCCCGAGGTGACGGAAGACCACCGCAAGGCCCTCGCGTCCATGCAGCGTCAGGCGAAGGCGTACCTGAATTCCCTCGCCGACGCGGGCAAGGAACGGGCGAAGTGA
- a CDS encoding endonuclease III domain-containing protein has protein sequence MFDRVHEAYGDRAHEPRREPMHELISTILSQRTTHQDEEAAYQELRQLGDWNTIIDTPTEVVAHAIRRSNYPESKAPRIQATLRAIREQRGGYSLDFLAELPVKDAMKWLTDLPGVGLKTASLVLLFNYARPVFPVDTHVHRVSTRVGAIPRMGEQAAHRALLKLLPPDPPFLYELHLNLLRHGQRVCTWTSPRCPACVLRERCDAHAIYGNNVPSFGEKPGKSS, from the coding sequence ATGTTCGACCGCGTGCACGAGGCGTACGGCGACCGCGCCCACGAGCCCCGGCGCGAGCCCATGCACGAGCTGATCAGCACCATCCTCTCCCAGCGCACGACCCATCAGGACGAGGAAGCCGCCTATCAGGAACTGCGGCAACTCGGCGACTGGAACACGATCATCGACACGCCGACCGAGGTCGTCGCGCACGCAATCCGGCGCAGCAACTACCCCGAGAGCAAGGCGCCGCGCATCCAGGCCACCCTGCGGGCCATCCGCGAGCAGCGGGGCGGGTACAGCCTCGACTTCCTCGCCGAGTTGCCGGTGAAGGACGCGATGAAGTGGCTCACCGACCTGCCGGGGGTGGGTCTCAAGACCGCCTCGCTCGTCTTGCTGTTCAACTACGCGCGGCCCGTCTTCCCGGTGGACACCCACGTCCACCGCGTCAGCACGCGGGTCGGCGCGATTCCCCGCATGGGCGAGCAGGCGGCGCACCGGGCGCTTCTCAAGCTCCTGCCGCCCGACCCGCCCTTCCTGTACGAGCTGCACCTCAACCTGCTGAGGCACGGCCAGCGGGTGTGCACGTGGACCAGTCCCCGGTGCCCGGCTTGTGTCCTGCGCGAACGCTGCGACGCCCACGCGATCTACGGGAACAACGTGCCGAGCTTCGGGGAGAAGCCGGGGAAATCTTCGTAA
- a CDS encoding helix-turn-helix domain-containing protein: MNGSPDLEARLRALEERVRALEAGRAGAAPPTGSEDFWALDTLTGRYPQGAVLFSGHVELPTGERYGWQETALAPDLLAADWAEAAPALAALGHPLRLALLRAVLHGQRTTADLQAQPDLAGAGKLYHHLRELQAAGWLTPQGRGRYGVPGARVVPLLAILRATGPLPAESGGERG, from the coding sequence GTGAACGGCTCTCCGGACCTCGAAGCCCGCCTGCGCGCCCTGGAGGAGCGGGTGCGGGCGCTGGAGGCCGGGCGAGCAGGGGCCGCGCCGCCGACCGGGAGTGAGGACTTCTGGGCGCTCGACACCCTGACGGGCCGTTACCCGCAGGGGGCGGTGCTCTTTTCCGGCCACGTCGAGTTGCCCACGGGCGAGCGGTACGGCTGGCAGGAGACGGCGCTTGCCCCCGACCTCCTCGCCGCCGACTGGGCGGAGGCCGCCCCCGCCCTCGCCGCCCTGGGCCACCCCCTGCGGCTCGCGCTGCTGCGTGCCGTCCTGCACGGGCAGCGCACTACGGCGGACCTCCAGGCCCAGCCGGACCTCGCCGGGGCCGGGAAGCTCTACCATCACCTGCGCGAGTTGCAGGCCGCCGGGTGGCTGACCCCGCAGGGCCGGGGCCGCTACGGGGTGCCCGGCGCGCGCGTCGTGCCCCTGCTGGCGATCCTGCGCGCCACCGGGCCGCTGCCTGCCGAATCGGGCGGGGAGCGGGGTTGA
- a CDS encoding tetratricopeptide repeat protein: MPTRPVLVLTAALLASLAAAQTAQPATTPTTTATPAPTGDAAGAAAEARQLAERARATYPQGSANIDQTLWKQAAAAADRAAQLEPQNPEYLRLRAQIYTEVGFWRQAELAWAAYFRVTPAAPGSAEAKQAASVQYNLGYAAYTRNQPTEAARFFSACLEFDPASVPCATWAARTALEAGDYARAQTLYSRALSLAPGDKTLTYFQGVAQRASRYGPAATRAFSRAYADLDAGRKPQALAGFQEAARSAPNFIEAWREAGKLALDLGNAQAARAAYQAAAALPEANAADRYNLTVAQEGERYGLAATRAFRDAYARYAAGDKAGAEAGFLAATQQNPQYAKAWSWLGRTRYEGQNFTGAADAYAQAVRLDPADRASAYYLRLAQQGK; the protein is encoded by the coding sequence ATGCCCACCCGACCTGTCCTCGTCCTGACCGCCGCGCTGCTCGCCTCCCTGGCCGCCGCGCAGACGGCGCAGCCCGCAACCACGCCCACCACGACGGCCACCCCCGCCCCTACCGGGGACGCAGCCGGGGCCGCCGCCGAGGCCCGGCAGCTCGCCGAGCGGGCCCGCGCCACCTATCCGCAGGGCAGCGCGAACATCGACCAGACCCTCTGGAAACAGGCCGCCGCCGCCGCCGACCGGGCCGCGCAGCTTGAACCCCAGAACCCGGAATACCTGCGCCTGCGCGCCCAGATCTACACCGAGGTCGGCTTCTGGCGTCAGGCGGAGCTCGCCTGGGCCGCGTACTTCCGGGTCACGCCCGCCGCCCCCGGGAGTGCGGAGGCGAAGCAGGCCGCGTCCGTCCAGTACAACCTCGGTTACGCCGCCTACACGCGCAACCAGCCGACCGAGGCCGCGCGCTTTTTCTCCGCCTGCCTGGAGTTCGACCCGGCGAGCGTGCCCTGCGCGACCTGGGCCGCCCGCACCGCGCTGGAGGCCGGGGACTACGCCCGCGCCCAGACCCTCTACAGCCGGGCGCTGAGCCTCGCCCCCGGGGACAAGACGCTCACGTACTTCCAGGGGGTGGCGCAGCGGGCCAGCCGCTACGGCCCCGCCGCCACCCGCGCCTTCAGCCGGGCGTACGCGGACCTCGACGCCGGGCGCAAACCGCAGGCGCTCGCCGGATTCCAGGAGGCCGCCCGGAGTGCGCCCAACTTCATCGAGGCGTGGCGGGAGGCCGGGAAGCTCGCCCTCGACCTCGGAAACGCCCAGGCCGCCCGCGCCGCCTATCAGGCCGCCGCCGCCCTGCCCGAGGCGAACGCGGCGGACCGCTACAACCTCACGGTCGCGCAGGAGGGCGAGCGGTACGGGCTCGCCGCCACGCGCGCTTTCCGCGACGCCTACGCGAGGTACGCGGCGGGCGACAAGGCTGGGGCCGAGGCCGGATTCCTGGCCGCCACCCAGCAGAACCCGCAGTACGCCAAGGCCTGGTCGTGGCTGGGCCGCACCCGCTACGAGGGGCAGAACTTCACCGGGGCCGCCGACGCCTACGCCCAGGCGGTGCGCCTCGACCCGGCCGACCGGGCGAGCGCGTACTACCTGCGGCTCGCGCAGCAGGGGAAGTAG
- the fmt gene encoding methionyl-tRNA formyltransferase, protein MTPPRVAFFGSPAFALPVLEAIRERFEVVLVVAQPDKPVGRGLKLTPPPVAARAVELGLPLAQPKKLRGNLTFEERLRESGADVAVTCAYGKILPGSLLAVPRFGFLNTHTSLLPAYRGAAPIQWALIRGETVTGTTIMQTDEGMDTGPVLLQEALPIAPGWTSIELADALSAQASRLIVDALARLPDLSPTPQDDAQATHAPMLVKEDGFVRWGEGARAVVNRYRGVAAWPQTTAFLNGARLKLSGLSVTQGSGQPGEVLGVDEGGLTVACGVGAVRIQTVQPEARRAQPAQVWAQGAGVAPGTHLGGWEPDPA, encoded by the coding sequence TTGACCCCCCCGCGCGTCGCTTTTTTCGGTTCGCCCGCCTTCGCCCTGCCGGTGCTGGAGGCAATCCGCGAACGCTTCGAGGTCGTCCTCGTGGTCGCGCAGCCCGATAAGCCGGTGGGGCGGGGACTCAAACTCACGCCACCGCCCGTTGCCGCCCGGGCCGTTGAACTGGGCCTGCCGCTGGCGCAGCCGAAGAAACTGCGGGGGAACCTGACCTTCGAGGAGCGGTTGCGCGAGAGCGGGGCGGACGTGGCCGTCACCTGCGCGTACGGGAAGATTCTGCCCGGCTCCCTGCTCGCCGTTCCCCGCTTCGGCTTCCTGAACACGCACACCAGCCTCCTCCCCGCCTACCGGGGCGCGGCGCCGATCCAGTGGGCCCTGATCCGGGGCGAGACGGTCACGGGCACGACGATCATGCAGACCGACGAGGGGATGGACACGGGCCCGGTCCTGCTGCAAGAGGCCCTGCCCATCGCGCCCGGGTGGACGAGCATCGAACTCGCGGACGCGCTGAGCGCGCAGGCGTCGCGGCTGATCGTGGACGCGCTCGCCCGTCTCCCCGACCTCTCCCCCACCCCGCAGGACGACGCCCAGGCCACCCACGCCCCCATGCTCGTGAAGGAGGACGGCTTCGTGCGCTGGGGGGAGGGCGCGCGGGCGGTGGTGAACCGTTACCGGGGGGTGGCCGCGTGGCCTCAGACGACCGCCTTCCTGAACGGTGCCCGCCTCAAGCTGAGTGGCCTGAGCGTCACGCAGGGGTCGGGCCAGCCCGGCGAGGTGCTGGGGGTGGACGAGGGCGGGTTGACCGTCGCGTGCGGCGTGGGCGCGGTGCGAATCCAGACCGTCCAGCCCGAGGCGCGCAGGGCCCAGCCCGCTCAGGTGTGGGCGCAGGGGGCGGGCGTTGCTCCCGGCACCCACCTGGGCGGGTGGGAACCGGACCCCGCCTGA